Proteins co-encoded in one Juglans regia cultivar Chandler chromosome 16, Walnut 2.0, whole genome shotgun sequence genomic window:
- the LOC108982519 gene encoding 60S ribosomal protein L17-2-like, with protein sequence MIRVSYFTPYKRDSALRFLASLCLEQTKQVESSAEAAASSPSPSAAMVKYSREPDNPTKSCKARGKDLRVHFKNTRETAFAIRKLPLTKAKRYLEDVLVHKQAIPFRRFCRGVGRTAQAKNRHSNGQGRWPVKSAKFILDLLKNAESNAEVKGLDVDSLYVSHVQVNQAQKQRRRTYRAHGRINPYMSSPCHIELILSEKEEPVKKEPETQLATSKSKKSQALRSGASS encoded by the exons ATGATTAGGGTTTCATACTTCACCCCCTATAAAAGAGATTCCGCCCTCCGTTTCCTCGCCTCCCTCTGCTTAGAGCAAACTAAGCAAGTCGAATCCTCAGCCGAGGCAGCAGCATCGTCCCCATCCCCTTCAGCGGCCATG GTGAAGTATTCCAGAGAGCCTGACAACCCCACCAAGT CCTGCAAGGCCAGGGGTAAGGACCTTAGGGTTCATTTCAAG AACACAAGGGAGACAGCTTTTGCAATCAGAAAGTTGCCATTGACCAAGGCTAAAAGGTATTTGGAGGATGTTCTGGTCCACAAACAAGCAATCCCCTTCCGACGCTTCTGTCGTGGTGTTGGACGGACTGCCCAAGCGAAGAATAGGCATTCAAATGGACAAGGGCGCTGGCCTGTGAAGTCTGCTAAATTCATCCTAGATTTGCTCAAGAATGCCGAGAGTAATGCTGAA GTTAAGGGTTTGGATGTGGATTCTCTCTATGTATCTCACGTTCAGGTGAACCAAGCTCAAAAGCAAAGGCGTCGTACCTACCGAGCTCATGGAAGGATCAATC CCTATATGTCATCACCCTGCCATATCGAGTTGATCTTGTCTGAAAAGGAAGAACCTGTGAAGAAAGAG CCCGAGACCCAGTTGGCAACTAGCAAGTCTAAGAAGTCTCAAGCTCTACGCAGTGGTGCTTCATCTTGA